From the genome of Leguminivora glycinivorella isolate SPB_JAAS2020 chromosome Z, LegGlyc_1.1, whole genome shotgun sequence, one region includes:
- the LOC125241045 gene encoding ankyrin repeat domain-containing protein 12 isoform X2: MSMGPSKQERKSPVASPKPNQTKDADGDSEDQKNQESTAPKVPPLKIVIPGGAGGSANRNEQEGGSGQRGSGKGRGSVATLPYVLPCTSAADAGQTSDSSDGNSDDKRQGEGGKAGQRVLRSHRTNDGEKEKDKERTSPQTGSESRSGTGSTQSTLSSNKSPPPSGSGQDSEHAPSTSTGGASSRSETVNNPGPSVELHPRKRKIKASKDSHSREPVKTEPAPDSTVSHSVTHSNPYQMYIHIRKQIENRQKSLFPVKPKPPKDFNKYLMNRCTYTLQSNVNPEPQVEIPHNMPPQMVSEFTDQEKERTRMRIQHLVEKEKLVLAVEQEILRVHGRAERAVINQSLPYSVCTMLRDKEVYNVLAPEQEEKRNAQRSRCNSRQINSWLQEVDDKWEKIKEGMLRRQNTEAETLHAVQKMGWEWKLKELGICDYKTTPKIDPTHVPQIFVSNFDLRA, from the exons ATGAGTATGGGTCCAAGTAAACAAGAGCGGAAAAGTCCAGTAGCCAGCCCTAAACCTAATCAAACCAAAGATGCCGATGGTGACTCTGAAGATCAGAAAAATCAAGAATCTACAGCACCTAAGGTGCCACCGTTGAAGATAGTCATACCAGGCGGCGCGGGGGGCTCTGCCAACAGAAACGAGCAAGAag GTGGTAGCGGGCAGCGCGGCAGCGGGAAGGGGCGCGGCAGCGTGGCGACGCTGCCCTACGTGCTGCCGTGCACCAGCGCCGCCGACGCCGGCCAGACCTCCGACAGCTCCGACGGCAACTCGGACGACAAGCGCCAGGGAGAAGGCGGCAAG GCTGGGCAAAGAGTCCTCCGTTCGCACAGGACGAACGATGGAGAGAAAGAGAAGGACAAGGAGAGGACTTCCCCTCAGACAGGGAGCGAGAGTCGCTCCGGCACGGGTTCCACTCAATCGACATTGAGTTCCAACAAGAGCCCCCCGCCCTCGGGCTCT GGGCAGGATAGCGAGCACGCTCCGTCCACATCAACCGGCGGAGCCAGCAGCCGCTCTGAGACAG TAAACAACCCTGGGCCGTCAGTAGAGCTGCACCCGCGAAAACGCAAGATAAAGGCTTCGAAAGATAGCCACTCGCGGGAGCCCGTCAAGACCGAGCCCGCGCCCGACAGCACCGTGTCTCACAGCGTCACGCATTCCAACCCCTATCAAATGTACATTCATATTCGCAAACAG ATTGAAAATCGCCAGAAGAGCCTGTTTCCTGTGAAGCCTAAACCGCCCAAAGACTTCAACAAGTATCTGATGAACCGCTGCACGTACACCCTGCAGAGTAACGTGAACCCCGAGCCGCAGGTGGAGATACCTCACAACATGCCGCCGCAGATGGTCAGCGAGTTTACTGATCAGGAGAAAGAACG GACACGAATGAGAATTCAACACCTAGTCGAGAAAGAGAAACTAGTGCTAGCTGTAGAACAAGAAATCCTACGCGTGCACGGGCGCGCCGAACGCGCTGTGATAAATCAG TCTCTCCCTTATTCCGTATGCACAATGTTGCGCGACAAGGAAGTGTACAACGTGCTGGCTCCGGAGCAGGAGGAGAAGCGCAACGCGCAGCGCTCGCGCTGCAACAGCCGGCAGATCAACTCGTGGCTGCAGGAAGTCGATGATAAATGGGAAAAGATTAAG GAGGGCATGCTTCGGCGTCAGAACACGGAAGCTGAAACTTTACATGCTGTTCAGAAAATGGGATGGGAATGGAAACTCAAAGAACTTGGTATTTGCGACTACAAAACCACCCCTAAAATCGATCCAACACATGTACCTCAAATATTTGTTTCTAATTTTGACTTGCGCGCTTAG
- the LOC125241045 gene encoding ankyrin repeat domain-containing protein 12 isoform X3 — MSMGPSKQERKSPVASPKPNQTKDADGDSEDQKNQESTAPKVPPLKIVIPGGAGGSANRNEQEGEGGSGQRGSGKGRGSVATLPYVLPCTSAADAGQTSDSSDGNSDDKRQGEGGKGQDSEHAPSTSTGGASSRSETVNNPGPSVELHPRKRKIKASKDSHSREPVKTEPAPDSTVSHSVTHSNPYQMYIHIRKQIENRQKSLFPVKPKPPKDFNKYLMNRCTYTLQSNVNPEPQVEIPHNMPPQMVSEFTDQEKERTRMRIQHLVEKEKLVLAVEQEILRVHGRAERAVINQSLPYSVCTMLRDKEVYNVLAPEQEEKRNAQRSRCNSRQINSWLQEVDDKWEKIKEGMLRRQNTEAETLHAVQKMGWEWKLKELGICDYKTTPKIDPTHVPQIFVSNFDLRA; from the exons ATGAGTATGGGTCCAAGTAAACAAGAGCGGAAAAGTCCAGTAGCCAGCCCTAAACCTAATCAAACCAAAGATGCCGATGGTGACTCTGAAGATCAGAAAAATCAAGAATCTACAGCACCTAAGGTGCCACCGTTGAAGATAGTCATACCAGGCGGCGCGGGGGGCTCTGCCAACAGAAACGAGCAAGAaggtgaag GTGGTAGCGGGCAGCGCGGCAGCGGGAAGGGGCGCGGCAGCGTGGCGACGCTGCCCTACGTGCTGCCGTGCACCAGCGCCGCCGACGCCGGCCAGACCTCCGACAGCTCCGACGGCAACTCGGACGACAAGCGCCAGGGAGAAGGCGGCAAG GGGCAGGATAGCGAGCACGCTCCGTCCACATCAACCGGCGGAGCCAGCAGCCGCTCTGAGACAG TAAACAACCCTGGGCCGTCAGTAGAGCTGCACCCGCGAAAACGCAAGATAAAGGCTTCGAAAGATAGCCACTCGCGGGAGCCCGTCAAGACCGAGCCCGCGCCCGACAGCACCGTGTCTCACAGCGTCACGCATTCCAACCCCTATCAAATGTACATTCATATTCGCAAACAG ATTGAAAATCGCCAGAAGAGCCTGTTTCCTGTGAAGCCTAAACCGCCCAAAGACTTCAACAAGTATCTGATGAACCGCTGCACGTACACCCTGCAGAGTAACGTGAACCCCGAGCCGCAGGTGGAGATACCTCACAACATGCCGCCGCAGATGGTCAGCGAGTTTACTGATCAGGAGAAAGAACG GACACGAATGAGAATTCAACACCTAGTCGAGAAAGAGAAACTAGTGCTAGCTGTAGAACAAGAAATCCTACGCGTGCACGGGCGCGCCGAACGCGCTGTGATAAATCAG TCTCTCCCTTATTCCGTATGCACAATGTTGCGCGACAAGGAAGTGTACAACGTGCTGGCTCCGGAGCAGGAGGAGAAGCGCAACGCGCAGCGCTCGCGCTGCAACAGCCGGCAGATCAACTCGTGGCTGCAGGAAGTCGATGATAAATGGGAAAAGATTAAG GAGGGCATGCTTCGGCGTCAGAACACGGAAGCTGAAACTTTACATGCTGTTCAGAAAATGGGATGGGAATGGAAACTCAAAGAACTTGGTATTTGCGACTACAAAACCACCCCTAAAATCGATCCAACACATGTACCTCAAATATTTGTTTCTAATTTTGACTTGCGCGCTTAG
- the LOC125241184 gene encoding surfeit locus protein 1, which produces MFRTLCKVARDFSHPKSKYSKSIFIRTNTTYANAIKRQSQKKEPVEVVKWVLLVIPVSSFGLGCWQVYRLQWKLELIDILQSKSNSTPVPMPTDFSKLEKMEYMPVKVKGEFLHDKEILIGPRALIDNEHMRFGSLVSDPKKNQGWLVVTPLKLSDTGEVILVNRGWVHQSMRPKEKREPSMIKGEVELTGVVRLTEKRAPFMPKNNPEKGSWFSRDLDAMSEHLGCAPVWLDARGIPDPLEGWPIPNQTRVTLRNEHMSYLVTWYLLSAFTAVMWHRFFIKKLPLM; this is translated from the exons ATGTTCAGAACTCTGTGCAAAGTAGCTCGCGATTTTTCGCATCCCAAGAGTAAATATTCCAAAAGCATATTCATAAGAACTAACACAACATACGCAAATGCTATCAAACGACAATCGCAGAAAAAAGAACCGGTGGAAGTTGTGAAATGGGTTTTACTG GTTATACCAGTGAGTTCATTCGGCCTAGGCTGCTGGCAAGTTTACCGTCTGCAATGGAAATTGGAGTTAATagacattcttcaatcaaaatCCAATTCTACTCCAGTTCCAATGCCAACAGA CTTTTCAAAACTAGAAAAGATGGAGTACATGCCCGTTAAAGTGAAAGGGGAATTCCTTCATGATAAGGAGATTCTCATAGGACCCCGAGCACTTATTGATAATGAACACATGAGATTTGGCTCACTGGTGTCAGACCCCAAGAAAAACCAAGGATGGCTTGTTGTTACTCCATTGAAACTATCTGATACAGG TGAGGTGATACTAGTCAACCGCGGGTGGGTACATCAAAGCATGCGGCCCAAGGAGAAACGAGAGCCATCCATGATTAAAGGAGAAGTGGAATTGACAGGAGTTGTCAGGCTCACAGAGAAGAGAGCCCCGTTTATGCCAAAGAACAACCCGGAGAAAGGCTCTTGGTTTTCTAG GGACCTAGATGCAATGAGTGAACATTTAGGCTGTGCTCCAGTGTGGCTGGACGCAAGGGGTATCCCAGACCCTCTTGAAGGCTGGCCAATACCTAACCAAACACGAGTCACTCTGAGGAATGAGCATATGTCGTATCTGGTTACATGGTATTTACTGTCGGCATTCACGGCCGTTATGTGGCAccgattttttataaaaaaattaccacttatgtaa
- the LOC125241045 gene encoding ankyrin repeat domain-containing protein 12 isoform X1 gives MSMGPSKQERKSPVASPKPNQTKDADGDSEDQKNQESTAPKVPPLKIVIPGGAGGSANRNEQEGEGGSGQRGSGKGRGSVATLPYVLPCTSAADAGQTSDSSDGNSDDKRQGEGGKAGQRVLRSHRTNDGEKEKDKERTSPQTGSESRSGTGSTQSTLSSNKSPPPSGSGQDSEHAPSTSTGGASSRSETVNNPGPSVELHPRKRKIKASKDSHSREPVKTEPAPDSTVSHSVTHSNPYQMYIHIRKQIENRQKSLFPVKPKPPKDFNKYLMNRCTYTLQSNVNPEPQVEIPHNMPPQMVSEFTDQEKERTRMRIQHLVEKEKLVLAVEQEILRVHGRAERAVINQSLPYSVCTMLRDKEVYNVLAPEQEEKRNAQRSRCNSRQINSWLQEVDDKWEKIKEGMLRRQNTEAETLHAVQKMGWEWKLKELGICDYKTTPKIDPTHVPQIFVSNFDLRA, from the exons ATGAGTATGGGTCCAAGTAAACAAGAGCGGAAAAGTCCAGTAGCCAGCCCTAAACCTAATCAAACCAAAGATGCCGATGGTGACTCTGAAGATCAGAAAAATCAAGAATCTACAGCACCTAAGGTGCCACCGTTGAAGATAGTCATACCAGGCGGCGCGGGGGGCTCTGCCAACAGAAACGAGCAAGAaggtgaag GTGGTAGCGGGCAGCGCGGCAGCGGGAAGGGGCGCGGCAGCGTGGCGACGCTGCCCTACGTGCTGCCGTGCACCAGCGCCGCCGACGCCGGCCAGACCTCCGACAGCTCCGACGGCAACTCGGACGACAAGCGCCAGGGAGAAGGCGGCAAG GCTGGGCAAAGAGTCCTCCGTTCGCACAGGACGAACGATGGAGAGAAAGAGAAGGACAAGGAGAGGACTTCCCCTCAGACAGGGAGCGAGAGTCGCTCCGGCACGGGTTCCACTCAATCGACATTGAGTTCCAACAAGAGCCCCCCGCCCTCGGGCTCT GGGCAGGATAGCGAGCACGCTCCGTCCACATCAACCGGCGGAGCCAGCAGCCGCTCTGAGACAG TAAACAACCCTGGGCCGTCAGTAGAGCTGCACCCGCGAAAACGCAAGATAAAGGCTTCGAAAGATAGCCACTCGCGGGAGCCCGTCAAGACCGAGCCCGCGCCCGACAGCACCGTGTCTCACAGCGTCACGCATTCCAACCCCTATCAAATGTACATTCATATTCGCAAACAG ATTGAAAATCGCCAGAAGAGCCTGTTTCCTGTGAAGCCTAAACCGCCCAAAGACTTCAACAAGTATCTGATGAACCGCTGCACGTACACCCTGCAGAGTAACGTGAACCCCGAGCCGCAGGTGGAGATACCTCACAACATGCCGCCGCAGATGGTCAGCGAGTTTACTGATCAGGAGAAAGAACG GACACGAATGAGAATTCAACACCTAGTCGAGAAAGAGAAACTAGTGCTAGCTGTAGAACAAGAAATCCTACGCGTGCACGGGCGCGCCGAACGCGCTGTGATAAATCAG TCTCTCCCTTATTCCGTATGCACAATGTTGCGCGACAAGGAAGTGTACAACGTGCTGGCTCCGGAGCAGGAGGAGAAGCGCAACGCGCAGCGCTCGCGCTGCAACAGCCGGCAGATCAACTCGTGGCTGCAGGAAGTCGATGATAAATGGGAAAAGATTAAG GAGGGCATGCTTCGGCGTCAGAACACGGAAGCTGAAACTTTACATGCTGTTCAGAAAATGGGATGGGAATGGAAACTCAAAGAACTTGGTATTTGCGACTACAAAACCACCCCTAAAATCGATCCAACACATGTACCTCAAATATTTGTTTCTAATTTTGACTTGCGCGCTTAG